The Paenibacillus sp. RUD330 genome has a segment encoding these proteins:
- the accB gene encoding acetyl-CoA carboxylase biotin carboxyl carrier protein produces MFKLSEIKELIKLIDQTSVQELEIENEGTRLLIRKPGKAETVVYQSAPQIPTYTQPQTTPQPAAAAVQAAPDASAGSANEGEKLHSIVSPMVGTFYTSSSPDNPPYVTVGSKVSDKSIVCILEAMKLMNELEAEVRGEIVEVLVENGQLVEYGQPLFRVRPE; encoded by the coding sequence TCAAACTGATCGACCAAACTTCCGTGCAGGAACTTGAAATCGAGAACGAAGGAACCCGCCTGCTGATCCGCAAGCCCGGCAAAGCAGAAACGGTCGTTTATCAAAGCGCGCCCCAAATTCCTACATATACCCAGCCGCAAACGACGCCGCAGCCTGCCGCCGCAGCCGTTCAGGCTGCGCCGGACGCATCCGCGGGCTCCGCGAACGAAGGGGAGAAGCTCCACAGCATCGTGTCTCCGATGGTAGGCACTTTCTACACCTCCTCTTCCCCGGACAACCCTCCATATGTGACCGTCGGCAGCAAGGTCAGCGACAAGAGCATCGTCTGCATTCTGGAGGCGATGAAGCTGATGAACGAGCTGGAAGCCGAAGTGCGCGGAGAAATCGTCGAGGTGCTCGTCGAGAACGGCCAGCTGGTGGAATACGGCCAGCCGCTGTTCCGCGTCCGTCCGGAGTAA
- the accC gene encoding acetyl-CoA carboxylase biotin carboxylase subunit yields MKFQKILIANRGEIAVRIIRACRELGIATVAVYSEADRESLHVRLADEAYCIGPTLSKDSYLNLTNIMSVATLTECDAIHPGYGFLAENADFAEICESCNITFIGPSPSAITRMGDKAMAKQTMKDARVPIIPGSDGLIEDLDDAIRVARGIGYPVIIKATAGGGGKGIRIAEDEDTLIQQITTAQQEAQKAFGNAGVYLEKYLTGMKHVEIQIMADRHGNAVHLFERDCSVQRRRQKLVEEAPCPVLSPELRERMGQAAVRAALAVEYCGAGTLEFLLGPDGQFYFMEMNTRIQVEHPVTEMITGVDLIKEMISVSEGNPLSIRQEDLSIDGWAIECRINAEDSERGFMPSPGKIGFYLPPGGIGVRVDSSAYPGYTISPHYDSMIAKLIVWAPTRQEAVNRMKRALSEFAIEGIKTTIPFHLKLLEHPIFLGGSFDIKFLEDYDVNKPYGDEAADA; encoded by the coding sequence TTGAAATTCCAGAAGATCCTCATTGCCAACCGCGGCGAGATCGCCGTGCGGATCATCAGGGCGTGCCGTGAACTCGGCATCGCCACCGTGGCTGTATATTCCGAGGCGGACCGCGAATCGCTGCATGTCCGCCTCGCCGACGAGGCGTATTGCATCGGGCCGACGCTGTCTAAGGACAGCTATTTGAATCTGACCAACATCATGAGCGTGGCGACCCTTACCGAGTGCGACGCCATCCATCCGGGCTACGGCTTCCTTGCCGAGAACGCGGATTTCGCGGAGATCTGCGAATCCTGCAACATCACGTTCATCGGCCCGTCGCCTTCCGCCATTACGAGAATGGGCGACAAGGCGATGGCGAAGCAGACGATGAAGGATGCGCGCGTGCCGATCATTCCAGGCTCGGACGGCCTGATCGAGGATCTGGACGACGCGATCCGCGTCGCGAGAGGAATCGGATATCCGGTCATCATCAAGGCTACGGCCGGGGGGGGCGGCAAGGGCATCCGCATCGCCGAGGACGAGGACACGCTGATCCAGCAGATCACGACCGCCCAGCAGGAAGCCCAGAAGGCTTTCGGCAACGCGGGCGTCTATCTGGAGAAGTACCTCACCGGCATGAAGCATGTGGAAATCCAGATCATGGCCGACCGCCACGGCAATGCCGTCCATCTGTTCGAGCGGGACTGCTCCGTGCAGCGCCGCCGCCAGAAGCTCGTCGAGGAAGCGCCTTGTCCGGTGCTGAGCCCGGAGCTCCGGGAACGGATGGGACAGGCAGCCGTGCGCGCGGCGCTCGCCGTCGAGTATTGCGGCGCCGGCACACTGGAATTCCTGCTCGGTCCTGACGGCCAGTTCTACTTCATGGAGATGAATACGAGGATCCAGGTCGAGCATCCTGTGACCGAGATGATCACGGGCGTCGACCTGATCAAGGAAATGATCTCCGTGTCGGAAGGCAATCCGCTGTCGATCCGCCAGGAGGACCTCAGCATCGACGGCTGGGCGATCGAATGCCGGATCAACGCCGAGGATTCCGAACGCGGCTTCATGCCTTCTCCCGGCAAGATCGGCTTTTACCTGCCCCCTGGCGGCATCGGCGTCCGCGTCGACAGCTCCGCCTATCCCGGCTACACGATCTCGCCGCATTACGATTCCATGATCGCCAAGCTGATCGTCTGGGCGCCGACCCGCCAGGAAGCGGTCAACCGGATGAAGCGCGCGCTGTCCGAATTCGCGATCGAAGGCATCAAGACGACGATCCCGTTCCACCTGAAGCTTCTCGAGCATCCGATTTTCCTTGGCGGCAGCTTCGACATCAAGTTCCTTGAGGATTACGACGTGAACAAGCCCTACGGCGACGAAGCTGCGGATGCCTGA
- a CDS encoding Asp23/Gls24 family envelope stress response protein, which produces MSIMAADYEKTDIGTIQIAPEVIEVIAGLATIEVEGVAGMSGGLAGGIAELLGRKNLSKGVKVEVGHKEAAVDVSIIVEYGNPIPEIAAEIQRNVKKSIEMMTGLIVVEVNVHIHDVYFKSGESPVEEDSALRVK; this is translated from the coding sequence ATGAGCATCATGGCAGCGGATTACGAGAAAACGGACATCGGCACGATCCAGATCGCGCCGGAAGTCATTGAGGTCATCGCAGGCCTTGCGACGATCGAGGTCGAGGGCGTCGCCGGCATGAGCGGCGGACTTGCGGGGGGCATCGCCGAACTGCTCGGACGCAAGAACTTGTCCAAGGGCGTCAAGGTCGAGGTCGGGCACAAGGAAGCGGCTGTCGACGTGTCCATCATCGTGGAATACGGCAACCCGATTCCCGAGATTGCGGCCGAGATCCAGCGCAATGTCAAGAAGTCGATCGAGATGATGACGGGACTTATCGTCGTTGAAGTAAACGTACATATTCATGACGTCTACTTCAAGTCCGGCGAGAGCCCTGTTGAAGAAGACTCTGCCCTAAGAGTCAAATAA
- the amaP gene encoding alkaline shock response membrane anchor protein AmaP yields MSRIVDRLLLFLFSLAVMILSVLAIAIGTGGVGKDSASSFLADWMKIGTPVNIAVIIVSVVLLLIGLRLFFVSIRVKGGSSSSIDQRNDFGDIRISIETVENLVLKAAGRQRGVKDLKARITTAESGLDIAVRAVVDGETSIPHLTEEIQRAVKDHVEEITGIPVAAVSVFVANVISSPSFKSRVE; encoded by the coding sequence TTGAGCCGAATTGTTGATCGTCTTCTTCTGTTTTTATTTTCCCTGGCCGTCATGATTTTGAGCGTGCTCGCGATCGCAATCGGCACTGGAGGAGTCGGCAAGGACTCCGCCTCGAGCTTTCTGGCCGATTGGATGAAGATCGGTACCCCCGTGAACATCGCCGTCATCATCGTATCCGTCGTCCTGCTGCTCATCGGCCTTCGGCTGTTCTTTGTCTCCATCCGCGTCAAGGGAGGCAGCTCTTCGTCCATCGACCAGCGCAACGACTTCGGCGACATCCGGATCTCGATCGAGACCGTAGAGAATCTCGTGCTCAAGGCAGCCGGCAGGCAGCGCGGCGTCAAGGATCTCAAAGCCCGAATCACGACGGCGGAATCCGGCCTGGATATCGCGGTGCGCGCGGTTGTGGACGGCGAGACGTCGATTCCTCATCTGACGGAAGAGATCCAGCGGGCGGTCAAGGATCATGTGGAGGAAATCACGGGCATTCCGGTTGCGGCCGTCTCCGTGTTCGTCGCCAATGTCATCTCGTCTCCTTCTTTCAAGAGCCGCGTAGAATAG
- a CDS encoding DUF2273 domain-containing protein, which produces MWREWWERYGGRAVGVAASLFLGIIFLISGFWDMLFVALLLWAGYTAGYRKDTGGEPLFPWRRLAEWLGERFQRYR; this is translated from the coding sequence ATGTGGAGAGAATGGTGGGAACGATACGGAGGACGGGCTGTCGGCGTCGCCGCGTCGCTGTTCCTGGGCATTATCTTTTTGATATCCGGTTTTTGGGACATGCTGTTCGTCGCCCTGCTGCTGTGGGCCGGATATACAGCCGGCTACCGCAAGGATACCGGCGGAGAACCGCTGTTTCCATGGAGACGCCTGGCCGAATGGCTGGGAGAACGTTTCCAGCGATATCGCTGA
- the nusB gene encoding transcription antitermination factor NusB encodes MKRRLARQIAVQGLYQMEMNEVTAEEAVVMLLEEARQENEIGADKMEEGETGGFAKELIQGVIERKAAIDGMLQQYLTGWQVERLSRVDLQVLRLACYELVFRTDVPPKAAVNEAIELSKHFGTDESGKFVNGVLGRLIAELDKLKTE; translated from the coding sequence ATGAAACGAAGGTTAGCGCGTCAAATAGCGGTACAAGGTTTGTACCAGATGGAAATGAACGAAGTGACGGCGGAGGAAGCTGTCGTCATGCTTCTTGAAGAGGCACGCCAGGAAAATGAAATCGGCGCGGACAAGATGGAGGAGGGCGAGACCGGCGGTTTCGCGAAAGAGCTCATCCAAGGCGTCATCGAGCGCAAGGCGGCCATCGACGGCATGCTTCAGCAGTATTTGACAGGCTGGCAGGTGGAGAGGCTTTCCCGCGTCGATCTTCAGGTGCTCAGGCTCGCCTGCTACGAGCTCGTGTTCCGCACGGACGTGCCGCCCAAGGCGGCGGTCAATGAAGCGATCGAGCTGTCCAAGCATTTCGGGACGGACGAGTCCGGCAAGTTCGTGAACGGCGTGCTGGGCCGTCTGATTGCCGAGCTGGACAAGCTGAAGACCGAGTAA
- the folD gene encoding bifunctional methylenetetrahydrofolate dehydrogenase/methenyltetrahydrofolate cyclohydrolase FolD produces MSAQVIDGKRIAGEVRSEVKLEAERLRASGIVPGLAVVLVGEDPASAVYVGSKERTCAEMGFYSEVHRLPGQTTQEELLELVGQLNRNGKIHGILVQLPLPPHIAEKAVIDAISVEKDVDGFSPQSTGNLVIGDESLLPCTPAGIIELIRRSGHEIGGKHAVVIGRSNIVGKPVAMLLLRENATVTVCHSRTENLEAIASIADILVVAIGKPEAIGAECIKPGAVVIDVGVNRLDNGKLAGDVDYEACLPAAGAITPVPGGVGPMTIAMLMYNTLKAARRAAGV; encoded by the coding sequence GTGAGTGCACAAGTCATTGACGGAAAGCGCATAGCGGGAGAAGTTCGTTCGGAAGTGAAGCTGGAGGCGGAGAGGCTGAGGGCTTCCGGCATCGTGCCGGGACTGGCGGTCGTTCTCGTCGGAGAAGATCCGGCTTCGGCCGTGTATGTGGGCAGCAAGGAGAGGACCTGCGCGGAAATGGGCTTCTATTCCGAGGTCCATCGCTTGCCTGGGCAGACGACCCAGGAAGAGCTTCTGGAGCTGGTCGGCCAGCTCAACCGGAACGGAAAGATCCATGGCATTCTGGTCCAGCTGCCTCTTCCCCCGCATATAGCAGAGAAAGCGGTCATCGACGCGATCAGCGTCGAGAAGGATGTGGACGGCTTCAGCCCGCAAAGCACGGGCAATCTCGTCATCGGCGACGAAAGCCTGCTGCCCTGCACGCCTGCAGGCATCATCGAGCTCATCAGGCGCAGCGGCCATGAGATTGGGGGCAAGCATGCCGTCGTGATCGGGCGCAGCAACATCGTCGGCAAGCCGGTCGCCATGCTGCTGCTCCGCGAGAATGCGACCGTGACCGTCTGCCATTCCCGTACGGAGAATCTGGAGGCGATCGCGTCCATCGCGGATATTCTCGTCGTGGCCATCGGCAAGCCCGAGGCGATCGGTGCCGAATGCATCAAGCCTGGAGCCGTCGTCATCGACGTCGGCGTCAACCGGCTCGACAACGGCAAGCTTGCGGGCGATGTCGATTACGAGGCTTGCCTTCCGGCGGCCGGAGCGATCACTCCCGTGCCTGGCGGAGTGGGACCGATGACGATCGCCATGCTGATGTACAACACGCTGAAGGCTGCTCGGCGAGCAGCGGGAGTGTGA
- the xseA gene encoding exodeoxyribonuclease VII large subunit, with translation MADTPRIYSIKELNRYIRMKLEGDRLLGDVWLRGEISNFTHHSSGHMYFTLKDKDSRLKCIMFASHNQRLPFIPKEGAKVIARGNISVYERDGNYQFYATSMQPDGLGSLYLAFEQLKARLEEEGLFREERKRELPRYPAVVGVVTSPTGAAIRDVIITLRRRYPAAAILVYPALVQGKAAAPSIVKGIEALNRHGQADVLIVGRGGGSLEELWAFNEESVARAISASGIPVISAVGHETDFTIADFVADKRAATPTAAAELAAPNMAEIGEYLGRLNQRLAAAARSTVGRRKERLLRARRSPYFVHPRRYLLDQAQRLDRLRERLEEKIRRQPDKAGDRLLRLRKVLQAHDPSGRAAAAAKQLDRTKARLEKAMRMAVKDKRGQAAAAVRQLDSLSPLKVMARGYGLVFDESENRIIRSVKELSPGDMVRVKLQDGKAQCHVWAIEEE, from the coding sequence ATGGCCGATACACCGCGCATCTATTCCATCAAAGAACTGAACCGGTATATCCGGATGAAGCTGGAGGGCGACAGGCTGCTTGGCGATGTTTGGCTGCGAGGCGAAATTTCCAACTTCACCCACCATTCCAGCGGCCATATGTATTTTACGCTCAAGGACAAGGACAGCCGGCTCAAATGCATCATGTTCGCCAGCCATAACCAGCGGCTTCCCTTCATTCCCAAAGAGGGAGCCAAAGTGATCGCCCGGGGCAACATCTCCGTCTATGAAAGAGACGGCAATTATCAATTCTATGCGACCTCCATGCAGCCGGACGGACTTGGAAGCCTCTACCTGGCCTTCGAGCAACTGAAGGCCAGGCTGGAGGAGGAAGGCCTGTTCCGCGAAGAACGGAAGCGGGAGCTTCCCCGGTATCCGGCTGTCGTCGGAGTCGTCACTTCTCCTACAGGAGCTGCGATCCGGGATGTGATCATTACGCTGCGGCGCAGATATCCTGCCGCGGCGATTCTTGTCTATCCGGCGCTTGTCCAGGGGAAAGCCGCCGCCCCGTCCATCGTGAAGGGCATTGAAGCCCTCAATCGCCATGGGCAGGCCGATGTCCTCATCGTCGGCCGCGGCGGCGGCTCGCTCGAGGAATTATGGGCGTTCAACGAGGAATCCGTGGCCCGTGCGATTTCGGCCTCCGGCATTCCGGTCATTTCAGCGGTCGGACATGAGACCGATTTCACCATCGCGGATTTCGTAGCCGACAAGCGTGCGGCTACGCCGACGGCCGCCGCAGAGCTCGCTGCGCCGAATATGGCGGAGATTGGCGAGTATCTGGGCAGGCTGAACCAGCGCCTCGCCGCAGCGGCCCGAAGCACGGTCGGCCGGCGCAAGGAGCGGCTGCTTCGGGCACGGAGATCGCCCTATTTCGTCCATCCGCGCCGATATCTGCTCGACCAGGCGCAGCGGCTCGACCGGCTGAGGGAGCGTCTGGAGGAGAAGATCCGCCGCCAGCCCGACAAAGCCGGGGACAGGCTGCTGCGGCTGCGCAAAGTCCTGCAGGCGCATGATCCGAGCGGAAGGGCGGCCGCTGCCGCCAAGCAGCTGGACCGGACGAAGGCGAGGCTGGAGAAGGCGATGCGCATGGCCGTCAAGGACAAGCGCGGGCAGGCCGCAGCTGCCGTCAGACAGCTCGACTCGCTCAGCCCGCTCAAGGTCATGGCCCGGGGTTACGGCCTTGTCTTCGACGAGAGCGAGAACCGCATCATCCGTTCCGTCAAGGAGCTGTCGCCGGGCGATATGGTCCGCGTGAAGCTTCAGGATGGAAAAGCACAGTGCCATGTATGGGCGATAGAGGAGGAGTGA
- the xseB gene encoding exodeoxyribonuclease VII small subunit: MKADNNQEPAMSFEEAMEKLESIVDRLEGGDVPLETAIDLFQEGMKLSQLCGGKLEQVEKRIETLLESGSDFQTQPFSAAQNDREDVL; the protein is encoded by the coding sequence ATGAAGGCTGACAATAATCAGGAACCGGCCATGAGCTTCGAGGAAGCGATGGAGAAGCTGGAATCGATCGTCGATCGTCTAGAAGGCGGGGACGTTCCGCTGGAAACGGCGATCGACCTGTTCCAGGAAGGGATGAAGCTGTCCCAGTTATGCGGCGGCAAGCTTGAGCAAGTGGAGAAGCGGATTGAAACGCTGCTGGAGTCGGGTTCCGATTTCCAGACCCAGCCTTTCTCGGCTGCCCAGAACGATCGGGAGGATGTCCTGTGA
- a CDS encoding polyprenyl synthetase family protein yields the protein MIDTTTFKEYLSASALLVEEALAASLPPSWDVPGALRESMAYSLSAGGKRIRPVLVLAAAEAARGDARDQEAALSVACAVELIHTYSLIHDDLPAMDNDDFRRGKPTNHRIYGEAMAILAGDALLTHAFYLTAAARSKGADPGVLLDITADLARFSGAAGMVGGQAADMNGEQGVTTLKELEYIHEHKTSDLIVFSILAGARLGGAGEEALKHLALFGRNIGLAFQIQDDILDLIGDEQKMGKKTNSDTAAGKVTYPFLIGMDESRRLMEQLTSDAKEALGRAGLAKPARLLEMADYLLKRDR from the coding sequence GTGATCGATACGACGACGTTCAAGGAGTATTTGTCCGCATCGGCCTTGCTGGTCGAAGAAGCGCTTGCGGCGAGCCTGCCTCCTTCATGGGATGTGCCGGGCGCGCTTCGCGAATCCATGGCTTATTCCCTGTCTGCCGGAGGCAAGCGCATTCGTCCCGTGCTCGTTCTGGCGGCCGCGGAGGCCGCCCGCGGAGATGCGCGCGACCAGGAGGCTGCGCTGTCCGTAGCATGCGCGGTAGAGCTCATCCATACGTACTCGCTGATCCATGACGATCTTCCGGCCATGGACAACGACGACTTCCGGCGCGGCAAGCCGACCAACCACCGGATCTACGGCGAAGCCATGGCGATCCTGGCCGGCGACGCGCTGCTCACGCATGCCTTCTATTTGACGGCGGCGGCAAGGAGCAAGGGAGCGGATCCCGGCGTTCTGCTCGACATCACCGCCGATCTGGCGAGGTTCTCCGGCGCGGCGGGAATGGTTGGCGGGCAGGCTGCCGATATGAACGGCGAGCAAGGGGTAACGACGCTCAAGGAGCTTGAATATATCCATGAGCACAAAACCAGCGATCTGATCGTATTCTCCATTCTCGCCGGAGCGCGCCTGGGTGGCGCCGGCGAAGAGGCATTGAAGCATCTGGCCCTGTTCGGGCGCAACATCGGGCTCGCGTTCCAGATCCAGGACGATATTCTCGACCTGATCGGCGACGAGCAAAAAATGGGTAAGAAAACAAACAGCGACACGGCCGCGGGCAAAGTCACGTATCCTTTCCTGATCGGCATGGATGAAAGCCGCCGCTTGATGGAGCAGCTGACGAGCGACGCCAAGGAAGCTCTTGGCCGCGCCGGGCTGGCAAAGCCGGCAAGGCTGCTCGAAATGGCGGACTACCTGCTGAAGCGGGACCGCTGA
- the dxs gene encoding 1-deoxy-D-xylulose-5-phosphate synthase — translation MLLDNLNGPQDLKKLALPELDQLAAEIREFLIRKLSATGGHLAPNLGVVELTLALHYLFNSPEDKFLFDVGHQSYVHKILTGRMDRFDSLRQQGGLCGFIKRSESEHDVWEAGHSSTSLSAAMGMALARDLQGGSNKVVAVIGDGALTGGMALEAMNHIGHEKKNLIVILNDNEMSIAPNVGAMHQYLGRIRTDRHYQKAKEELQSLLQKVPAIGGKLAKTAERFKDSVKYLLMSGILFEQFGFHYLGPVDGHDMGQLLDVLQQAGNVQGPVLVHVVTVKGKGYTPAENDSFKWHGASPYKIESGQMLKSVGPPMYTEVFGDALIELAERDERIVAVTPAMPAGSGLMKFAARFPGRMIDVGIAEQHAATMSAAMAMEGMKPVYAVYSTFLQRAYDQVVHDICRQNANVIFAIDRAGFVGPDGETHHGVYDIAYLRHIPNMVLMMPKDENELRNMMKTAVDYNEGPIAIRYPRVNGTGVEMDPVMTPIPIGTWETVRSGESAAVIAVGPMVQAAEKAAELLKREGLSLRVINARFIKPLDHAMLDSLAEEGIPLLVMEEGSLQGGLGSAVLEHYALSGRNGVQVRLIGIPDEFIEHASIEEQRAEVGLTPERLAAEVLGLQPKRKRATNQL, via the coding sequence GTGCTGCTCGACAACCTCAACGGACCTCAAGATCTCAAGAAGCTGGCCTTGCCGGAACTGGATCAGCTCGCGGCCGAAATCCGCGAATTCCTTATCCGCAAGCTGTCGGCGACCGGCGGGCATCTGGCTCCCAACCTTGGCGTCGTCGAATTGACTCTTGCGCTCCACTATCTGTTCAACAGTCCCGAAGACAAGTTCCTGTTCGACGTCGGACACCAGTCCTACGTCCACAAGATCTTGACCGGCCGCATGGACCGCTTCGACAGCCTGCGCCAGCAGGGCGGGCTGTGCGGCTTCATCAAGCGCAGCGAAAGCGAGCATGACGTATGGGAGGCAGGCCACAGCAGCACCTCCCTCTCGGCCGCGATGGGCATGGCGCTGGCGCGGGATCTGCAAGGCGGCAGCAACAAGGTCGTCGCGGTCATCGGCGACGGCGCCCTTACCGGCGGCATGGCGCTCGAAGCGATGAACCATATCGGCCACGAAAAGAAGAACCTGATCGTCATCCTGAATGACAACGAGATGTCGATCGCCCCGAATGTCGGAGCGATGCATCAGTATCTCGGCCGGATCCGCACGGACCGGCATTACCAGAAGGCGAAGGAAGAGCTCCAATCCCTTCTCCAGAAAGTTCCCGCGATCGGCGGCAAGCTGGCGAAGACGGCGGAGCGGTTCAAGGACAGCGTCAAATATTTGCTGATGAGCGGCATCCTGTTCGAGCAGTTCGGATTCCATTATCTCGGTCCGGTCGACGGCCACGACATGGGCCAGCTGCTGGATGTGCTGCAGCAGGCGGGCAACGTGCAGGGTCCTGTTCTCGTGCATGTCGTCACGGTCAAGGGCAAAGGATATACCCCGGCCGAGAACGACTCGTTCAAATGGCACGGGGCGTCTCCGTACAAGATCGAATCCGGCCAGATGCTCAAGTCGGTCGGTCCGCCGATGTATACCGAGGTGTTCGGCGACGCGCTCATCGAGCTGGCCGAGCGCGACGAGCGCATCGTGGCGGTCACTCCGGCGATGCCTGCAGGATCCGGGCTGATGAAGTTCGCGGCCCGCTTCCCCGGCCGGATGATCGACGTCGGCATTGCGGAGCAGCATGCGGCGACGATGTCGGCGGCGATGGCTATGGAAGGGATGAAGCCGGTATACGCCGTCTACTCCACCTTCCTGCAGCGCGCCTATGATCAGGTCGTCCATGATATTTGCAGGCAGAACGCAAACGTCATTTTCGCTATCGACCGGGCTGGCTTCGTCGGTCCGGACGGCGAGACGCATCACGGCGTGTATGACATCGCCTACCTGCGCCATATTCCGAACATGGTGCTGATGATGCCCAAGGATGAGAACGAGCTTCGCAACATGATGAAAACGGCCGTTGATTACAACGAAGGTCCGATCGCGATCCGTTATCCGCGGGTGAACGGAACGGGAGTCGAGATGGATCCCGTCATGACGCCGATTCCGATCGGCACCTGGGAGACGGTCCGCTCAGGCGAATCGGCCGCGGTCATCGCGGTCGGACCGATGGTCCAGGCAGCGGAAAAGGCCGCCGAGCTTCTGAAGCGGGAAGGCCTTTCCCTGCGGGTGATCAATGCCCGCTTCATCAAGCCGCTGGATCACGCCATGCTTGATTCCTTGGCGGAAGAGGGCATTCCGCTTCTCGTCATGGAGGAAGGCTCGCTCCAGGGCGGGCTTGGAAGCGCCGTTCTGGAGCATTATGCCTTGAGCGGGCGCAATGGCGTCCAGGTCCGGCTGATCGGCATACCGGATGAATTCATTGAGCATGCTTCCATTGAGGAGCAGCGCGCGGAAGTAGGGTTGACGCCGGAGCGTCTGGCGGCCGAGGTCTTGGGACTGCAGCCGAAGCGCAAGCGGGCGACGAACCAGCTTTGA
- a CDS encoding TlyA family RNA methyltransferase, translating into MASSKERIDVLLVELGFFPSREKAKAALMAGLVLVDNEPVDKSGMKVDRESDIKVKGSVHPYVSRGGLKLEKAIRDFGLDLTGRTMLDIGASTGGFTDCALQHGAGHVYAIDVGYNQLDWSLRQDARVTVMERVNFRFMTPEDIQGARPDFASIDVSFISLKLILPPLSQLLDEGADVVALIKPQFEAGREKVGKAGIVREPAVHREVLHSVLEAADACGFALVDLTYSPITGGEGNIEFLARWKRSGEEKDGAAGAAGWSSEQIGQVVREAGERFGSGK; encoded by the coding sequence ATGGCGTCTTCCAAAGAACGAATCGATGTGCTGCTCGTGGAGCTGGGATTTTTCCCGAGCAGGGAAAAGGCGAAGGCGGCGCTGATGGCCGGCCTTGTGCTGGTGGACAACGAACCGGTGGACAAAAGCGGGATGAAGGTGGACCGCGAATCCGACATTAAAGTCAAGGGAAGCGTCCATCCTTACGTCAGCCGCGGAGGTCTGAAGCTGGAGAAAGCGATCCGTGATTTCGGGCTTGATCTCACCGGCCGCACGATGCTGGATATCGGGGCTTCGACCGGGGGATTCACCGACTGCGCGCTGCAGCATGGAGCCGGGCATGTCTACGCGATCGATGTCGGGTACAATCAGCTCGATTGGTCGCTCCGCCAGGATGCGAGAGTGACCGTGATGGAAAGGGTCAATTTCCGCTTCATGACTCCGGAGGACATCCAGGGAGCCCGGCCGGATTTCGCTTCCATCGATGTATCCTTCATTTCGCTGAAGCTCATCCTGCCTCCGCTGTCGCAGCTGCTGGATGAGGGAGCGGATGTCGTGGCGCTGATCAAGCCTCAGTTCGAGGCCGGCCGCGAGAAGGTCGGCAAAGCCGGCATCGTCCGGGAGCCGGCCGTGCACAGGGAAGTGCTGCATTCGGTGCTTGAAGCTGCGGACGCATGCGGCTTCGCTCTCGTCGACCTCACTTACTCGCCGATAACCGGCGGCGAGGGCAATATTGAGTTTCTGGCGCGCTGGAAGCGGTCAGGGGAGGAGAAGGACGGCGCTGCGGGTGCGGCCGGATGGTCGAGCGAGCAGATCGGCCAAGTCGTCCGGGAAGCCGGGGAGAGATTCGGCTCGGGCAAATAA
- the argR gene encoding transcriptional regulator ArgR — MKGLRHVKIREIIGRSVIETQDELVEALRAAGLQVTQATVSRDIKELQLIKVPAEDGRYKYSLPQEQRFVPVNKLKRSMLDNFLGVDQADNLVVMKCLPGTANGIASLLDGMEWPEIMGTISGDDTILIICRKKEGGSKIVDLLLGMMN, encoded by the coding sequence ATGAAAGGTCTTCGTCATGTCAAGATCAGGGAGATCATCGGCAGGAGCGTCATCGAAACCCAGGACGAGCTGGTGGAAGCCCTGCGTGCGGCCGGGCTGCAGGTGACCCAAGCAACCGTGTCGAGGGATATCAAGGAGCTGCAGCTCATCAAGGTGCCTGCCGAAGACGGCAGATACAAATATTCATTGCCGCAGGAGCAGCGTTTCGTTCCCGTCAACAAGCTCAAGCGTTCCATGCTGGACAATTTCCTCGGCGTGGATCAGGCGGACAACCTCGTCGTCATGAAGTGCTTGCCCGGGACAGCGAACGGAATCGCTTCCTTGCTGGACGGCATGGAATGGCCGGAGATCATGGGAACGATTTCCGGCGACGATACGATTCTGATCATCTGCCGCAAGAAAGAAGGCGGCAGCAAGATCGTCGACCTGCTGCTCGGCATGATGAACTAA